The following coding sequences lie in one Montipora foliosa isolate CH-2021 chromosome 11, ASM3666993v2, whole genome shotgun sequence genomic window:
- the LOC137977492 gene encoding serine protease hepsin-like isoform X4, with protein MQQLGNGLIRKSLLFLTSLVACSVDVCPASVSPLRVGECKYECLSDQQCQKWQYCCKIGCWQTCVNYTLCQLKKIEASLSRSNFTPICKADGSFREIQCQINPVIKCWKVDREGNKIKDMAATMKITEPKQSLRAKEKKTITRQLFNMEEEEEEEIEEDTNPHGKTLCQKTRERRLLRRQKRPSAFVPRCKANGDFRTTQCHKRTKYCWCVDNEGRRIPETKVKHKKPNCRTALNDCGRRNQLYPYPNIRRSRRIVGGFESVPNSWPWMVALFFNGTKLGCGGSIIKASWVITAAHCFHQKRSKNPADWEVWIGEHSLRTTSGNERKLAVRQIIIHPNYQPSNTSHPGDNDIALVRLSGSLQFGRHINQICFPDSFNFFNPGKRCIVTGWGHTLWKGNSSSVLREAGIDLVSKPDCNSESSYNGTIGPNFLCAGYKEGGTDACYYDSGGPLACPISDGRWVLAGIVSWGEKCALPNKYGVYTNVYKYSQWKDRVMKLE; from the exons atgcagcaactcggaaatgggctaatACGCAAG AGCCTTCTGTTCCTCACGAGTCTTGTTGCCTGCAGTGTTG ATGTCTGCCCAGCCTCAGTCAGTCCCCTGAGAGTCGGCGAGTGCAAATACGAATGCTTGTCAGATCAACAATGTCAAAAGTGGCAATACTGTTGCAAAATTGGCTGCTGGCAAACATGTG TGAATTACACGTTGTGTCAGTTGAAAAAGATCGAGGCGTCGTTATCGAGAAGCAATTTTACTCCTATTTGCAAGGCAGACGGAAGTTTCAGAGAGATTCAGTGCCAGATAAATCCCGTGATTAAATGCTGGAAGGTTGACAGGGAAGGCAATAAGATAAAGGATATGGCTGCCACTATGAAAATTACTGAACCCAAACAGTCTCTGCgggcaaaggaaaagaagacGATTACCCGACAACTCTTTAAcatggaagaagaagaagaagaagaaatag AAGAAGACACTAATCCACATGGAAAGACGCTTTGTCAAAAAACTCGAGAACGCAGACTCCTGAGAAGGCAAAAGCGACCTAGTGCTTTTGTTCCTAGATGTAAAGCAAACGGCGACTTCAGAACAACTCAGTGTCATAAACGAACTAAATACTGCTGGTGCGTCGATAACGAGGGCAGGAGGATTCCAGAAACAAAAGTGAAGCACAAGAAACCCAATTGTAGAACCG CTTTAAATGACTGTGGAAGACGCAACCAATTGTACCCCTACCCCAACATAAGACGATCAAGAAGAATTGTGGGTGGATTTGAGAGTGTCCCAAATTCCTGGCCGTGGATGGTTGCTCTTTTTTTCAATGGAACGAAACTCGGCTGTGGTGGATCCATCATTAAGGCATCCTGGGTAATCACTGCTGCGCATTGCTTCC ATCAGAAGAGGTCAAAGAATCCGGCAGACTGGGAGGTTTGGATTGGGGAACATTCATTAAGAACAACATCAGGAAATGAGAGAAAACTTGCAGTAAGACAGATCATAATTCACCCAAATTACCAACCGAGTAACACCTCTCATCCTGGGGATAATGACATAG CTCTAGTGAGGTTGTCCGGTTCATTACAGTTTGGTCGCCACATCAACCAAATCTGCTTTCCAGAcagttttaatttctttaatccCGGCAAACGCTGTATTGTCACCGGCTGGGGACACACCCTATGGAAAGGAAACTCATCAAGCGTATTGAGGGAGGCCGGGATTGATTTGGTTTCTAAACCGGACTGCAATTCTGAGAG CTCGTACAATGGAACAATAGGCCCAAACTTCCTTTGCGCTGGTTACAAAGAAGGCGGAACTGACGCATGCTATTACGATAGTGGAGGACCGCTGGCATGTCCAATATCAGACGGCCGCTGGGTCCTGGCCGGTATAGTGAGCTGGGGCGAGAAATGTGCTTTACCTAACAAGTATGGCGTGTACACGAATGTGTACAAGTATAGTCAGTGGAAGGACCGAGTCATGAAACTGGAATAG
- the LOC137977492 gene encoding serine protease hepsin-like isoform X2 has protein sequence MCRKSFACDHTYYKSLLFLTSLVACSVDVCPASVSPLRVGECKYECLSDQQCQKWQYCCKIGCWQTCVNYTLCQLKKIEASLSRSNFTPICKADGSFREIQCQINPVIKCWKVDREGNKIKDMAATMKITEPKQSLRAKEKKTITRQLFNMEEEEEEEIEEDTNPHGKTLCQKTRERRLLRRQKRPSAFVPRCKANGDFRTTQCHKRTKYCWCVDNEGRRIPETKVKHKKPNCRTALNDCGRRNQLYPYPNIRRSRRIVGGFESVPNSWPWMVALFFNGTKLGCGGSIIKASWVITAAHCFHQKRSKNPADWEVWIGEHSLRTTSGNERKLAVRQIIIHPNYQPSNTSHPGDNDIALVRLSGSLQFGRHINQICFPDSFNFFNPGKRCIVTGWGHTLWKGNSSSVLREAGIDLVSKPDCNSESSYNGTIGPNFLCAGYKEGGTDACYYDSGGPLACPISDGRWVLAGIVSWGEKCALPNKYGVYTNVYKYSQWKDRVMKLE, from the exons ATGTGTCGAAAGAGCTTTGCGTGTGACCACACTTACTACAAG AGCCTTCTGTTCCTCACGAGTCTTGTTGCCTGCAGTGTTG ATGTCTGCCCAGCCTCAGTCAGTCCCCTGAGAGTCGGCGAGTGCAAATACGAATGCTTGTCAGATCAACAATGTCAAAAGTGGCAATACTGTTGCAAAATTGGCTGCTGGCAAACATGTG TGAATTACACGTTGTGTCAGTTGAAAAAGATCGAGGCGTCGTTATCGAGAAGCAATTTTACTCCTATTTGCAAGGCAGACGGAAGTTTCAGAGAGATTCAGTGCCAGATAAATCCCGTGATTAAATGCTGGAAGGTTGACAGGGAAGGCAATAAGATAAAGGATATGGCTGCCACTATGAAAATTACTGAACCCAAACAGTCTCTGCgggcaaaggaaaagaagacGATTACCCGACAACTCTTTAAcatggaagaagaagaagaagaagaaatag AAGAAGACACTAATCCACATGGAAAGACGCTTTGTCAAAAAACTCGAGAACGCAGACTCCTGAGAAGGCAAAAGCGACCTAGTGCTTTTGTTCCTAGATGTAAAGCAAACGGCGACTTCAGAACAACTCAGTGTCATAAACGAACTAAATACTGCTGGTGCGTCGATAACGAGGGCAGGAGGATTCCAGAAACAAAAGTGAAGCACAAGAAACCCAATTGTAGAACCG CTTTAAATGACTGTGGAAGACGCAACCAATTGTACCCCTACCCCAACATAAGACGATCAAGAAGAATTGTGGGTGGATTTGAGAGTGTCCCAAATTCCTGGCCGTGGATGGTTGCTCTTTTTTTCAATGGAACGAAACTCGGCTGTGGTGGATCCATCATTAAGGCATCCTGGGTAATCACTGCTGCGCATTGCTTCC ATCAGAAGAGGTCAAAGAATCCGGCAGACTGGGAGGTTTGGATTGGGGAACATTCATTAAGAACAACATCAGGAAATGAGAGAAAACTTGCAGTAAGACAGATCATAATTCACCCAAATTACCAACCGAGTAACACCTCTCATCCTGGGGATAATGACATAG CTCTAGTGAGGTTGTCCGGTTCATTACAGTTTGGTCGCCACATCAACCAAATCTGCTTTCCAGAcagttttaatttctttaatccCGGCAAACGCTGTATTGTCACCGGCTGGGGACACACCCTATGGAAAGGAAACTCATCAAGCGTATTGAGGGAGGCCGGGATTGATTTGGTTTCTAAACCGGACTGCAATTCTGAGAG CTCGTACAATGGAACAATAGGCCCAAACTTCCTTTGCGCTGGTTACAAAGAAGGCGGAACTGACGCATGCTATTACGATAGTGGAGGACCGCTGGCATGTCCAATATCAGACGGCCGCTGGGTCCTGGCCGGTATAGTGAGCTGGGGCGAGAAATGTGCTTTACCTAACAAGTATGGCGTGTACACGAATGTGTACAAGTATAGTCAGTGGAAGGACCGAGTCATGAAACTGGAATAG
- the LOC137977492 gene encoding serine protease hepsin-like isoform X3: MRPSRGAISFFLQSLLFLTSLVACSVDVCPASVSPLRVGECKYECLSDQQCQKWQYCCKIGCWQTCVNYTLCQLKKIEASLSRSNFTPICKADGSFREIQCQINPVIKCWKVDREGNKIKDMAATMKITEPKQSLRAKEKKTITRQLFNMEEEEEEEIEEDTNPHGKTLCQKTRERRLLRRQKRPSAFVPRCKANGDFRTTQCHKRTKYCWCVDNEGRRIPETKVKHKKPNCRTALNDCGRRNQLYPYPNIRRSRRIVGGFESVPNSWPWMVALFFNGTKLGCGGSIIKASWVITAAHCFHQKRSKNPADWEVWIGEHSLRTTSGNERKLAVRQIIIHPNYQPSNTSHPGDNDIALVRLSGSLQFGRHINQICFPDSFNFFNPGKRCIVTGWGHTLWKGNSSSVLREAGIDLVSKPDCNSESSYNGTIGPNFLCAGYKEGGTDACYYDSGGPLACPISDGRWVLAGIVSWGEKCALPNKYGVYTNVYKYSQWKDRVMKLE; the protein is encoded by the exons ATGCGCCCGTCGAGAGGTgcaatttccttttttctccAG AGCCTTCTGTTCCTCACGAGTCTTGTTGCCTGCAGTGTTG ATGTCTGCCCAGCCTCAGTCAGTCCCCTGAGAGTCGGCGAGTGCAAATACGAATGCTTGTCAGATCAACAATGTCAAAAGTGGCAATACTGTTGCAAAATTGGCTGCTGGCAAACATGTG TGAATTACACGTTGTGTCAGTTGAAAAAGATCGAGGCGTCGTTATCGAGAAGCAATTTTACTCCTATTTGCAAGGCAGACGGAAGTTTCAGAGAGATTCAGTGCCAGATAAATCCCGTGATTAAATGCTGGAAGGTTGACAGGGAAGGCAATAAGATAAAGGATATGGCTGCCACTATGAAAATTACTGAACCCAAACAGTCTCTGCgggcaaaggaaaagaagacGATTACCCGACAACTCTTTAAcatggaagaagaagaagaagaagaaatag AAGAAGACACTAATCCACATGGAAAGACGCTTTGTCAAAAAACTCGAGAACGCAGACTCCTGAGAAGGCAAAAGCGACCTAGTGCTTTTGTTCCTAGATGTAAAGCAAACGGCGACTTCAGAACAACTCAGTGTCATAAACGAACTAAATACTGCTGGTGCGTCGATAACGAGGGCAGGAGGATTCCAGAAACAAAAGTGAAGCACAAGAAACCCAATTGTAGAACCG CTTTAAATGACTGTGGAAGACGCAACCAATTGTACCCCTACCCCAACATAAGACGATCAAGAAGAATTGTGGGTGGATTTGAGAGTGTCCCAAATTCCTGGCCGTGGATGGTTGCTCTTTTTTTCAATGGAACGAAACTCGGCTGTGGTGGATCCATCATTAAGGCATCCTGGGTAATCACTGCTGCGCATTGCTTCC ATCAGAAGAGGTCAAAGAATCCGGCAGACTGGGAGGTTTGGATTGGGGAACATTCATTAAGAACAACATCAGGAAATGAGAGAAAACTTGCAGTAAGACAGATCATAATTCACCCAAATTACCAACCGAGTAACACCTCTCATCCTGGGGATAATGACATAG CTCTAGTGAGGTTGTCCGGTTCATTACAGTTTGGTCGCCACATCAACCAAATCTGCTTTCCAGAcagttttaatttctttaatccCGGCAAACGCTGTATTGTCACCGGCTGGGGACACACCCTATGGAAAGGAAACTCATCAAGCGTATTGAGGGAGGCCGGGATTGATTTGGTTTCTAAACCGGACTGCAATTCTGAGAG CTCGTACAATGGAACAATAGGCCCAAACTTCCTTTGCGCTGGTTACAAAGAAGGCGGAACTGACGCATGCTATTACGATAGTGGAGGACCGCTGGCATGTCCAATATCAGACGGCCGCTGGGTCCTGGCCGGTATAGTGAGCTGGGGCGAGAAATGTGCTTTACCTAACAAGTATGGCGTGTACACGAATGTGTACAAGTATAGTCAGTGGAAGGACCGAGTCATGAAACTGGAATAG
- the LOC137977492 gene encoding serine protease hepsin-like isoform X1 — MRPSRGAISFFLQVQFPLSLLFLTSLVACSVDVCPASVSPLRVGECKYECLSDQQCQKWQYCCKIGCWQTCVNYTLCQLKKIEASLSRSNFTPICKADGSFREIQCQINPVIKCWKVDREGNKIKDMAATMKITEPKQSLRAKEKKTITRQLFNMEEEEEEEIEEDTNPHGKTLCQKTRERRLLRRQKRPSAFVPRCKANGDFRTTQCHKRTKYCWCVDNEGRRIPETKVKHKKPNCRTALNDCGRRNQLYPYPNIRRSRRIVGGFESVPNSWPWMVALFFNGTKLGCGGSIIKASWVITAAHCFHQKRSKNPADWEVWIGEHSLRTTSGNERKLAVRQIIIHPNYQPSNTSHPGDNDIALVRLSGSLQFGRHINQICFPDSFNFFNPGKRCIVTGWGHTLWKGNSSSVLREAGIDLVSKPDCNSESSYNGTIGPNFLCAGYKEGGTDACYYDSGGPLACPISDGRWVLAGIVSWGEKCALPNKYGVYTNVYKYSQWKDRVMKLE, encoded by the exons ATGCGCCCGTCGAGAGGTgcaatttccttttttctccAGGTGCAATTCCCTCTG AGCCTTCTGTTCCTCACGAGTCTTGTTGCCTGCAGTGTTG ATGTCTGCCCAGCCTCAGTCAGTCCCCTGAGAGTCGGCGAGTGCAAATACGAATGCTTGTCAGATCAACAATGTCAAAAGTGGCAATACTGTTGCAAAATTGGCTGCTGGCAAACATGTG TGAATTACACGTTGTGTCAGTTGAAAAAGATCGAGGCGTCGTTATCGAGAAGCAATTTTACTCCTATTTGCAAGGCAGACGGAAGTTTCAGAGAGATTCAGTGCCAGATAAATCCCGTGATTAAATGCTGGAAGGTTGACAGGGAAGGCAATAAGATAAAGGATATGGCTGCCACTATGAAAATTACTGAACCCAAACAGTCTCTGCgggcaaaggaaaagaagacGATTACCCGACAACTCTTTAAcatggaagaagaagaagaagaagaaatag AAGAAGACACTAATCCACATGGAAAGACGCTTTGTCAAAAAACTCGAGAACGCAGACTCCTGAGAAGGCAAAAGCGACCTAGTGCTTTTGTTCCTAGATGTAAAGCAAACGGCGACTTCAGAACAACTCAGTGTCATAAACGAACTAAATACTGCTGGTGCGTCGATAACGAGGGCAGGAGGATTCCAGAAACAAAAGTGAAGCACAAGAAACCCAATTGTAGAACCG CTTTAAATGACTGTGGAAGACGCAACCAATTGTACCCCTACCCCAACATAAGACGATCAAGAAGAATTGTGGGTGGATTTGAGAGTGTCCCAAATTCCTGGCCGTGGATGGTTGCTCTTTTTTTCAATGGAACGAAACTCGGCTGTGGTGGATCCATCATTAAGGCATCCTGGGTAATCACTGCTGCGCATTGCTTCC ATCAGAAGAGGTCAAAGAATCCGGCAGACTGGGAGGTTTGGATTGGGGAACATTCATTAAGAACAACATCAGGAAATGAGAGAAAACTTGCAGTAAGACAGATCATAATTCACCCAAATTACCAACCGAGTAACACCTCTCATCCTGGGGATAATGACATAG CTCTAGTGAGGTTGTCCGGTTCATTACAGTTTGGTCGCCACATCAACCAAATCTGCTTTCCAGAcagttttaatttctttaatccCGGCAAACGCTGTATTGTCACCGGCTGGGGACACACCCTATGGAAAGGAAACTCATCAAGCGTATTGAGGGAGGCCGGGATTGATTTGGTTTCTAAACCGGACTGCAATTCTGAGAG CTCGTACAATGGAACAATAGGCCCAAACTTCCTTTGCGCTGGTTACAAAGAAGGCGGAACTGACGCATGCTATTACGATAGTGGAGGACCGCTGGCATGTCCAATATCAGACGGCCGCTGGGTCCTGGCCGGTATAGTGAGCTGGGGCGAGAAATGTGCTTTACCTAACAAGTATGGCGTGTACACGAATGTGTACAAGTATAGTCAGTGGAAGGACCGAGTCATGAAACTGGAATAG